From the Silurus meridionalis isolate SWU-2019-XX chromosome 5, ASM1480568v1, whole genome shotgun sequence genome, one window contains:
- the sorbs2b gene encoding sorbin and SH3 domain-containing protein 2 isoform X13, whose amino-acid sequence MPSYEGLCDFKTRLEEEFFNMNTDSGGQAPKSTRLSLTLTPMKRVQSSPNLYGLTGTESPVTDTEMWWPYTTGDTLRNGNLATSSLAAKGFRSVRPNLQDKKSPTPGLAPHRENSQLHPADCNTGTFSLNNYPTQCHDGPLLITHNSFSREVMSASSEQSSRGNRFSDFNTTDSKQPLSFSSFPSVCGPEKPRILPSPLDHLNSHSPVRQNKRHVASLSICITPRHQTEASYTQTLSLNSHTPPKRKDPLDSRTVFHPSLPPAVQQVAYPGPPVASWSSTNRPHFSTDYISSSTSDSYLHPLSHGLTYSNLDPYPPLSGSSSRAQSLSSMAMLEELRTCGIDSEGGSETPSPTHYQMSSSTDNMALNILTTSTANGQMTVNGSVGVTTGLKSHLQRPFSPSMYPPLPSFSSSLTSMQQGRSTPSESVSPVYSAVGSVTSMHAPDDEKRGTAEKAPHYSGIGPIDEFGIPTATRTTVDRPKDWYKTMFKQIHVVQKPEFEYSGSCTTAQTATNDEKHSTTFNVHAHPAPKSSTYRPITKSISDNGTCGFRTSSSSSLPTSSSAQPMSHNHNIHQSGSSTPDMNQWGPPDRKVDTRKYRAEPRSIFDYEPGKSSILDQEKAKSNLTPEELALENEPWYKFFAELEFGKPPPKKHLDYDPESALRIRNETFLYQPSADRSFDRPSSSASDNRTRRKSEPTAPQPQPQTSLSSAQSIGKPSQIHAAHLPEPTRTSNTQKRPLNTPSTSSLSRSKGWDISTQHSAHLNGQNPCHDTSFEVLASYGNNDQNKGYFIQNSNSDTSHVATVATFLNDDQNGDTIIPSPSENLKNGWQSDQESLELSPKPRSWSCDDLLSESQDKEMRKWPEGIISVMQKAEQNGFFHSDNKNSEECSERSRHTSAHTAPGFLKMYKKMHHINRQELSNTHVCSVKARIHNYESEQDKAHCLGNNGSSNEIPHDMVHNRISEFESLIQKSKSMPNLKSDCQNTGMPRIITNQNRSYSIESLLDEEPPIRKPPERQPQYHKILANVPIHIQVANNRIKCPTVQQDFSDSDHDAFVSDVGDFIQIERSSNCSESDFDHCSFTSSDSFCGSSHHHRYNRQLISSCKGMCPATLTRFTTMIKHERAKIDRKHQLHVNESDIGLSKLAFLVSPVPFCRKKNSHIPKAKKCMYRALDSALKDIYEHICTEKQRGSLPENSILHRLLTELIPEIPERKSSIQALEQSSPDQLSSFHDLPDDMYIEDQSDYSYLACSASCNHIDNNQKNHNTSRCCQDKDTSRGYSYPDIGRQTPQSRRPTPEVREKLPARAIYDFKALTAKELSFNKGDIVYITRQIDNNWYEGEHHGKVGIFPISYVEKISPSDRRQPVRPPPPTETAEIGEAVARYNFSADTNVELSLKKGERVIVLCQIDQNWYSGKIPGTNKQGIFPVSYVDIIQKSTIKSPSQPSGVAHSSFSDRMHGRCPAQDSMEGGGEPFQALYTYMPRNEDELELKEGDIVDVMEKCDDGWFVGTSRRSKFFGTFPGNYVKRL is encoded by the exons ATGCCTTCATATGAAG GACTGTGTGATTTTAAGACCAGGCTAGAGGAAGAGTTCTTCAACATGAATACAG ACAGTGGAGGACAAGCTCCCAAGAGCACCAGGCTCTCACTCACACTAACCCCCATGAAGAGAGTCCAGAGTTCCCCAAACCTTTATGGGCTCACAG GCACAGAATCTCCAGTGACAGATACag AAATGTGGTGGCCCTACACTACTGGAGATACTTTACGAAATGGCAACCTGGCCACTTCCTCTTTGGCGGCTAAAGGATTCAGAAGTGTTAGGCCCAACTTGCAGGATAAGAAATCGCCCACACCG GGCCTCGCTCCACACAGAGAGAACTCTCAGCTGCATCCTGCTGACTGTAATACAGGAACATTTAGCCTCAATAATTATCCCACACAGTGCCATGATGGCCCACTGCTCATAACACACAACTCATTCTCCAGGGAAGTAATGTCTGCAAGCTCAGAGCAGAGCTCCAGAGGCAACCGATTTTCTGACTTCAACACCACTGACTCTAAACAGCCTCTCAGCTTTAGCAGTTTCCCCAGTGTATGTGGCCCTGAGAAACCTAGAATCCTTCCATCGCCTTTAGATCACCTTAACTCGCACTCCCCAGTTAGGCAGAATAAGAGACATGTAGCCTCTCTGTCCATATGCATCACACCACGGCACCAGACAGAAGCCAGTTACACACAGACTCTGTCTCTCAACTCCCACACTCCACCCAAAAGGAAGGACCCTCTGGATTCCAGAACAGTCTTTCACCCTTCACTGCCCCCTGCAGTTCAACAAGTG GCCTACCCAGGACCACCAGTTGCCTCCTGGTCATCCACTAACAGGCCACACTTCTCCACTGACTACATCTCCTCTAGTACCTCTGACTCCTATTTACATCCTCTTTCCCATGGGCTTACCTATTCCAACTTGGATCCATATCCACCTCTAAGTGGCTCCTCTTCTCGTGCTCAGAGTCTGTCTTCCATGGCCATGCTGGAGGAGCTGAGAACATGTGGAATAGATTCAGAAGGAGGTTCTGAGACTCCTTCACCCACCCACTACCAGATGAGCAGTTCTACTGACAACATGGCGTTAAACATCCTTACAACTAGCACTGCAAAT GGCCAAATGACTGTAAATGGAAGTGTTGGTGTGACTACAGGCCTAAAGAGTCACCTCCAACGACCCTTCTCCCCTTCCATGTATCCTCCGCTTCCCTCCTTCAGCTCTAGCCTCACATCCATGCAGCAGGGCCGGAGCACTC CTTCcgaatctgtttctccagtCTATTCAGCTGTGGGTTCAGTGACTTCTATGCATGCACCAGATGATGAAAAGAGAGGTACAGCAGAAAAAGCTCCCCATTACTCAGGCATTGGCCCTATAGATGAGTTTGGAATTCCCACCGCTACCAGGACT ACTGTGGACAGGCCAAAAGACTGGTACAAGACTATGTTCAAGCAGATTCACGTGGTGCAGAAACCAG agtTTGAATATTCTGGTTCTTGTACTACTGCTCAGACTGCTACAAATGATG agaagCACAGTACAACTTTTAATGTCCATGCACACCCTGCACCTAAGAGCAGTACATACAGACCCATAACCAAGAGCATCTCTGATAATGGCACATGTGGATTCAGAACATCCAGCTCATCTTCTCTTCCGACTTCCTCATCAGCTCAGCCAATGTCTCACAATCATAATATCCACCAAAGTGGCAGCAGCACTCCAGACAT GAATCAGTGGGGTCCTCCAGATAGAAAAGTGGATACCCGCAAATACAGAGCAGAGCCCAGGAGTATCTTCGATTATGAGCCAGGGAAGTCCTCTATTCTAGATCAAGAGAAAGCA AAGAGTAACTTAACACCAGAAGAGCTAGCTTTAGAGAATGAGCCCTGGTATAAGTTCTTTGCAGAGCTGGAGTTTGGAAAGCCG CCTCCTAAAAAACACCTGGATTATGATCCAGAGAGTGCTCTCCGAATCCGTAATGAG accTTTCTTTATCAGCCGTCTGCTGACAGAAGCTTTGATCGGCCCTCAAG TTCTGCCAGTGATAATAGGACAAGAAGGAAGTCAGAGCCAACAGCCCCCCAGCCCCAGCCACAAACCTCACTAAGCTCTGCCCAGAGCATTGGAAAACCATCACAGATTCATGCTGCTCACCTTCCTGAACCAACCAGGACGAGCAATACCCAGAAAAGGCCCTTAAACACCCCTTCCACTTCCTCTTTGTCCAGGTCAAAAG GTTGGGATATTAGCACACAGCACTCAGCACATTTAAATGGTCAAAATCCGTGCCATGATACCTCATTTGAAGTTCTTGCATCATATGGAAATAACGACCAAAATAAGGGCTATTTCATTCAAAATTCAAACAGTGATACCTCACATGTAGCCACAGTAGCCACATTTCTAAATGATGACCAAAATGGAGACACAATCATTCCATCTCCCTCAGAGAACTTAAAAAATGGCTGGCAATCAGACCAAGAGAGTCTGGAACTTTCTCCTAAGCCCCGATCCTGGAGCTGTGATGATCTCCTCAGTGAGAGTCAGGataaagaaatgagaaaatggCCTGAAGGCATCATCTCTGTGATGCAGAAGGCAGAACAAAATGGTTTTTTCCACAGTGACAATAAGAATTCTGAGGAATGCAGCGAGCGCAGTCGGCACACTTCAGCCCATACTGCACCAGGTTTCCTCAAAATGTACAAGAAGATGCACCACATCAACCGGCAAGAGCTTAGCAATACACACGTTTGCTCTGTCAAAGCCAGGATTCATAATTATGAGAGTGAGCAAGATAAAGCCCATTGCTTAGGAAACAATGGTTCCAGTAATGAGATACCTCATGATATGGTGCACAACAGGATTTCTGAATTTGAGAGTTTAATCCAAAAATCCAAATCTATGCCAAACCTAAAGAGTGATTGCCAGAACACAGGCATGCCAAGGATTATTACCAACCAAAATCGCAGCTACTCCATTGAGTCTTTGCTGGATGAAGAGCCACCAATCAGAAAGCCTCCAGAGAGACAGCCACAGTACCACAAGATTCTTGCTAATGTTCCAATTCACATCCAAGTGGCCAACAACCGCATAAAATGCCCTACTGTCCAGCAAGATTTCTCAGACAGTGATCATGATGCTTTTGTGTCTGATGTTGGTGACTTTATACAGATTGAGAGATCATCCAACTGCAGTGAGAGTGACTTTGACCACTGTTCCTTTACATCCTCTGATAGCTTCTGTGGCTCCAGTCATCATCATCGCTACAATAGGCAGCTGATCAGCTCATGCAAAGGCATGTGCCCTGCCACCTTAACACGCTTTACTACTATGATCAAACATGAGCGGGCCAAAATAGACCGAAAGCATCAATTACATGTGAATGAGTCTGATATTGGCCTTAGCAAGCTGGCCTTTCTGGTCAGCCCAGTGCCTTTTTGCAGAAAAAAGAACTCCCATATACCAAAAGCTAAGAAGTGCATGTACAGAGCTCTTGACTCAGCCCTAAAGGacatatatgaacatatttgCACTGAAAAACAAAGGGGCAGCCTTCCAGAAAACAGCATTCTCCACAGACTTCTGACAGAGTTGATACCTGAAATTCCCGAAAGGAAGTCTTCTATTCAGGCTCTGGAACAATCTAGTCCAGACCAGCTTTCCTCTTTTCATGATCTGCCTGATGACATGTACATTGAGGACCAGTCAGACTACTCCTATCTGGCCTGCAGTGCCTCCTGCAACCACATAGACAACAACCAGAAGAACCATAATACGTCAAGATGCTGTCAAG ACAAAGACACATCCAGGGGTTATTCCTATCCTGATATAGGCAGACAAACTCCACAGAGCAGGAGGCCCACACCTGAAGTCAGAGAG AAACTGCCAGCCAGAGCAATATACGATTTCAAGGCACTGACAGCAAA AGAGCTTTCATTCAATAAAGGGGATATTGTATACATCACACGGCAGATAGATAATAACTGGTATGAAGGAGAACACCATGGGAAAGTGGGCATCTTTCCTATCTCTTATGTTGAg AAAATTTCTCCATCAGACAGACGCCAGCCTGTAAGGCCTCCTCCTCCCACCGAGACTGCAGAGATTGGAGAAGCAGTGGCTCGCTACAACTTTAGTGCTGACACTAATGTGGAGCTTTCCTTAAAAAAG